A single region of the Pseudomonas mandelii genome encodes:
- a CDS encoding cupin domain-containing protein yields the protein MKIIRSKSFTADRAWGALDIANMNGITTRLHWTDQPYKWHVNDGQEVFVVLDGQVQMRYREDGVEKDTLLDIGDIFYASVGTEHVAHPQGAARILVIETEGSV from the coding sequence ATGAAGATCATCCGCAGCAAATCCTTCACTGCTGACCGCGCCTGGGGCGCCTTGGATATCGCCAACATGAACGGCATCACCACCCGTTTGCACTGGACCGATCAGCCGTATAAATGGCACGTCAACGATGGGCAGGAAGTGTTCGTCGTACTCGATGGCCAAGTGCAGATGCGCTATCGCGAAGACGGCGTTGAAAAGGACACGCTGCTCGACATCGGCGACATTTTCTACGCCTCGGTGGGCACCGAACACGTTGCCCATCCACAAGGTGCGGCGCGGATCCTGGTGATCGAGACGGAAGGTAGCGTCTGA